One window of Candidatus Neomarinimicrobiota bacterium genomic DNA carries:
- a CDS encoding DUF5020 family protein, whose amino-acid sequence MFRKNTILILILASMAFPQNLQLHYEAAADREYLVSTLEMFKPDQYGSTFWFVDMEYDNSGVKGGSLAYWEIARSFTLPVPNLSATIQYNDGVANFGSLGQVWLLGVNYYIDLGFVAFPLDILYRAAQDSDSPDFQVTTTWFVPLMDGNVELSGFMDIWSQDKSGDNGKQIVILTEPQLWYNANEHFSIGSEVEISTNFVFGETGIQVQPTVGLRWTF is encoded by the coding sequence ATGTTTCGTAAAAATACAATTTTAATTCTTATCCTAGCCTCAATGGCTTTTCCTCAAAACCTTCAACTCCATTATGAGGCAGCAGCCGATCGGGAATACCTGGTTTCCACCTTGGAAATGTTCAAGCCGGATCAATATGGCTCCACCTTCTGGTTTGTAGATATGGAGTATGATAATTCAGGCGTAAAAGGAGGTTCCCTGGCATATTGGGAGATAGCTCGTTCTTTTACCTTGCCAGTGCCCAATCTTTCAGCAACCATCCAATACAATGATGGAGTCGCGAATTTTGGTTCTTTGGGACAGGTCTGGCTGTTAGGTGTGAATTATTATATCGACCTTGGTTTTGTGGCTTTTCCGCTGGATATCCTGTATCGGGCAGCCCAAGATTCAGATTCACCTGATTTTCAAGTAACGACTACCTGGTTTGTCCCGCTGATGGATGGCAATGTCGAGCTTTCAGGTTTTATGGACATCTGGTCACAAGACAAATCGGGTGACAACGGAAAACAGATCGTGATATTAACAGAGCCTCAACTCTGGTATAATGCCAATGAACATTTTTCGATTGGATCAGAGGTGGAGATCAGCACTAATTTCGTCTTTGGGGAAACAGGTATTCAAGTCCAGCCCACTGTTGGGTTGCGTTGGACCTTTTAA